A single window of Selenomonas sputigena DNA harbors:
- a CDS encoding DHH family phosphoesterase, which translates to MRISLKEAGTLLQEAQNIVITAHVNPDGDAIGSSLGVMHYLRDLGKQVRVVIDDDIPRNFAFLNACDIIEKPTAAETGEKEPIDLLLILDTSIDRTGDVMEAFSPTRILNIDHHVTNALACPAVYLDADSAATAEIIYQLLQEMNAKITKDIAMAVYTGLATDTGFFRFPNTTPFTMRAAADLLERGAEPGIISEAVEAKPFVRVIGMAKALEGAELLFGGKLAGIFLDRAAAESLDSTEGLIDSLRVIEGTDVSVLLKWKEDGVFRVSMRSKKTNVSKVAAAFSGGGHERAAGCTLKMNFIEAKRTILEALEKAMET; encoded by the coding sequence ATGCGGATTTCATTAAAAGAAGCCGGCACATTGCTTCAGGAAGCGCAGAACATCGTCATTACGGCGCATGTCAATCCCGATGGAGACGCCATCGGATCGTCCTTGGGTGTCATGCACTATTTGCGCGATCTGGGAAAGCAGGTGCGCGTCGTCATTGATGACGACATCCCGAGGAATTTCGCCTTTCTCAATGCCTGTGATATCATCGAAAAGCCGACGGCTGCTGAAACTGGCGAAAAGGAGCCAATCGACCTGCTGCTCATTCTCGATACGAGCATTGATCGAACAGGTGATGTGATGGAGGCCTTTTCGCCGACGCGGATCCTCAATATCGATCATCATGTCACGAATGCTCTTGCTTGTCCAGCGGTCTATCTCGACGCGGACAGCGCGGCAACGGCAGAAATCATCTATCAGTTGCTGCAGGAAATGAATGCAAAAATCACGAAGGACATCGCTATGGCAGTCTATACGGGACTGGCGACGGATACGGGATTCTTCCGCTTTCCCAATACGACACCCTTCACCATGCGTGCAGCAGCCGACCTTTTGGAACGCGGTGCAGAACCGGGCATCATATCGGAAGCCGTTGAAGCGAAGCCGTTTGTCCGCGTAATCGGCATGGCAAAGGCGCTCGAAGGGGCGGAGCTTCTTTTCGGCGGCAAACTTGCAGGCATCTTTCTCGATCGCGCTGCAGCCGAGTCGCTTGATTCCACAGAAGGCTTGATTGACTCTTTGCGCGTCATCGAGGGCACGGATGTTTCCGTTCTCTTGAAGTGGAAAGAGGACGGTGTTTTCCGCGTCAGCATGCGTTCCAAGAAAACGAACGTCAGCAAGGTAGCTGCGGCATTTTCCGGCGGCGGACACGAGAGAGCGGCCGGCTGTACGCTCAAAATGAATTTTATCGAAGCGAAAAGGACGATTCTCGAAGCGCTTGAGAAAGCGATGGAAACGTGA
- the rbfA gene encoding 30S ribosome-binding factor RbfA produces MSQLRIEKVQELMKQEISQIILQELKDPRIGFVTVTKVEMTGDLREAKIFVSIMGKDEALKDTLQGLKSSLGFIRREIGKRIRLRFTPEISFALDDSLAYSSHIQELLMGLNRNDKTEE; encoded by the coding sequence TTGAGCCAGCTTCGCATAGAAAAGGTGCAGGAACTGATGAAGCAGGAAATCAGTCAGATTATCCTGCAGGAGTTGAAAGATCCGCGCATTGGCTTTGTCACTGTGACGAAAGTGGAGATGACTGGAGACCTTCGAGAAGCGAAGATTTTTGTGAGCATCATGGGAAAAGATGAGGCCTTGAAAGATACCTTGCAGGGACTCAAAAGCTCCTTGGGATTCATTCGGCGAGAAATCGGCAAACGCATACGACTGCGCTTTACGCCGGAGATTTCCTTTGCGCTCGACGATTCTCTTGCCTACAGCTCGCATATTCAAGAACTGTTGATGGGATTGAACAGGAACGACAAGACGGAAGAGTGA
- a CDS encoding WecB/TagA/CpsF family glycosyltransferase — MSKKKVDILGVHVDSLTMGEAVKRIQTFIEERKSVLIATANAEMLMRATYDCELKNILNDAALVVPDGAGTVWAAHHLGHLMPERVAGYDLAQELMRKAPQKRYRLFFFGAAPGVAEKAKTKAEKLYPGIEIVGVRNGFFSSDDEPQILREIQEAKPDILLVALGVPKQEKWLAAHLHELAVPVSMGVGGTFDVMAGVMKRAPHWMQKAKLEWLFRGAMQPKRAGRLMALPRFVFKVMAYKKSGQRKGARL, encoded by the coding sequence ATGTCGAAAAAAAAGGTTGATATTTTAGGCGTACATGTCGATTCACTGACGATGGGCGAGGCAGTCAAAAGGATTCAAACCTTTATCGAAGAAAGAAAATCCGTCCTCATCGCTACGGCGAATGCAGAAATGCTCATGCGAGCAACGTATGATTGTGAGCTAAAAAACATCTTGAACGATGCTGCTCTCGTCGTCCCCGACGGTGCAGGAACGGTTTGGGCTGCACACCATCTCGGGCATCTCATGCCGGAACGTGTCGCAGGCTACGATCTTGCCCAAGAACTCATGCGCAAAGCTCCTCAGAAGAGGTATCGTCTGTTCTTCTTCGGCGCTGCTCCGGGCGTTGCAGAAAAGGCAAAGACGAAAGCGGAAAAACTCTATCCGGGCATTGAAATTGTCGGTGTTCGGAACGGCTTTTTCTCCTCAGATGACGAGCCTCAAATTCTGCGTGAGATTCAGGAGGCGAAGCCTGACATACTGCTCGTCGCATTGGGCGTTCCGAAGCAGGAGAAGTGGCTTGCCGCACATTTGCACGAACTTGCCGTTCCTGTATCCATGGGCGTCGGCGGCACTTTCGACGTTATGGCAGGCGTCATGAAGCGTGCGCCGCACTGGATGCAGAAAGCGAAGCTCGAATGGCTTTTTCGCGGGGCTATGCAGCCGAAGAGAGCGGGGCGGCTCATGGCATTGCCGCGCTTCGTATTCAAGGTCATGGCATACAAAAAGAGTGGACAAAGAAAGGGCGCTCGTCTATAA
- the truB gene encoding tRNA pseudouridine(55) synthase TruB, which yields MAAGFLNVLKPPGMSSHDVVGQVRKIFHTKRVGHAGTLDPGAAGVLPVALGNAARLVEYMSSTDKSYRLELLLGFSTDTGDDSGKILERMEDFTLPKREELLASLQGFLGVIQQRPPVYSAIKLQGKRAYQLARENQTVEMPLRQVTIHALRLVAFHASRIVLDMDCSKGTYVRSFCRDFGESIKILATMGFLLRTRVGNFHLHDAFSLEELARSGEAALLPAEKAVEHLPRFDMPEHRITAFVNGLSTGNIDFDAKESILRVYGRNRFLGMGRYEAAKREVYPLKVFREMSD from the coding sequence ATGGCAGCGGGTTTTCTCAATGTGCTGAAGCCTCCGGGCATGTCCTCGCATGATGTCGTAGGACAGGTTCGCAAAATCTTCCATACGAAGCGTGTGGGGCATGCGGGAACCCTTGATCCGGGCGCCGCAGGCGTCCTGCCCGTCGCTCTTGGCAACGCCGCGCGGCTTGTCGAGTACATGTCTTCAACCGATAAATCTTACCGGCTGGAATTGTTGCTTGGTTTTTCTACAGACACGGGCGATGACAGCGGCAAGATCCTCGAGCGCATGGAAGACTTCACATTGCCGAAACGAGAGGAACTGCTTGCCTCTTTGCAAGGTTTTCTCGGCGTCATCCAACAGCGGCCTCCCGTTTATTCAGCAATTAAGCTGCAAGGGAAAAGGGCGTATCAGCTTGCACGCGAAAATCAGACCGTAGAGATGCCCTTGAGGCAAGTGACGATTCATGCTTTGCGCCTTGTTGCATTCCATGCTTCACGCATCGTTCTCGATATGGACTGCTCAAAAGGCACTTACGTGCGTAGTTTTTGCCGCGATTTTGGCGAAAGCATAAAGATTCTCGCCACAATGGGATTCCTGCTGCGCACGCGCGTCGGCAATTTTCATCTGCATGACGCCTTTTCCTTGGAAGAGCTTGCACGCTCAGGTGAAGCGGCGCTTCTTCCTGCGGAGAAGGCCGTCGAGCATCTGCCGCGCTTCGACATGCCGGAACATCGCATCACGGCTTTCGTCAACGGACTCTCGACGGGCAACATAGATTTCGATGCCAAGGAAAGTATCCTGCGTGTCTATGGGAGAAACCGCTTCCTTGGCATGGGACGCTATGAAGCAGCCAAACGAGAGGTTTATCCGCTCAAGGTCTTTCGAGAGATGTCGGATTGA
- the infB gene encoding translation initiation factor IF-2, whose product MSKYRVYELAKEFHTESKVVLDILTRNKFRVANHMSSVGEEERAVVARAFAPKKTVSDAPKAPVADAVRKASQNKPRQQAQGQPQKNANDRKQNRSSNGSASAAATNRPRQGSAPQQKRGQGAASSNGSNAAKRPSQDKRGGNANQRNNNAQGNNRNRSGNAAGAGNANNAGGWNNRGGANNRGKFGNKNNRGRNNQRQKQQAPKVEIAHPTHIKVGESIAVKDLASKMSYTATEVIKKLMLMGIMATINQEIDYETAALVAIEFGVTCEELPPETDPTEIPEIEDDPKSLVVRPPVVTVMGHVDHGKTSLLDAIRKTSVSTHEAGGITQHIGAYQVMCQGKKIVFLDTPGHEAFTAMRARGAQVTDIAILVVAADDGVMPQTVEAINHAKSAGVPIIVAINKIDKPGANPEHVKQELSEHELIPEDWGGDTIMVPVSAKQKQGINDLLEMVLLVAEVKELKANPNRDARGVIIEAQLDKGRGPVATVLVQNGTLRIGDSIIAGTTFGKVRAMINDRGENVKKAGPSVPVEVLGLSDVPEAGDVLASLDEKLARSIASKRIEKKRTELIRSKKVSLDDLFQQIQDGNIKDLNIVIKADVQGSVEALANSLLSLNKNDEVRVNIVHSGVGAVNESDVMLATASNALIIAFNVRPDANARRVADAESIDIRTYRVIYDALNDVKDAMSGMLAPKYKEVVQGKVEIRQVMKFSKALVAGSYVLEGKITNSSKIRILRDNIVAFDGELDSLRRFKDDVKEVAAGYECGITIKDYRDFQEGDIIEAYTMEEIETSITEANKEAAKRRDQQEQTKKDSPAENDA is encoded by the coding sequence ATGTCGAAGTATAGAGTTTATGAATTGGCAAAAGAGTTCCATACGGAAAGCAAAGTTGTCCTTGATATTTTAACACGCAATAAATTCCGTGTGGCAAACCATATGAGCAGTGTTGGCGAAGAGGAGCGGGCGGTAGTTGCACGCGCTTTTGCACCTAAGAAGACCGTCTCTGACGCACCGAAGGCGCCTGTGGCGGATGCAGTAAGAAAAGCGTCTCAAAATAAGCCGAGACAGCAAGCCCAAGGCCAACCACAAAAGAACGCGAATGACCGCAAACAGAATCGCAGCAGCAACGGCTCTGCTTCTGCTGCAGCGACGAACCGCCCGCGTCAAGGCAGCGCACCTCAGCAGAAACGCGGACAGGGAGCGGCCTCCTCAAACGGCTCCAACGCAGCGAAGCGACCTTCGCAGGACAAGCGCGGCGGCAATGCCAACCAGCGCAACAACAATGCACAGGGCAACAATCGAAATCGCAGCGGCAATGCCGCAGGTGCCGGCAATGCGAATAATGCGGGCGGTTGGAATAATCGCGGCGGCGCCAACAATCGCGGCAAGTTTGGCAACAAGAACAATCGCGGCCGCAACAACCAACGCCAGAAGCAGCAAGCTCCCAAAGTGGAGATCGCCCATCCGACGCACATCAAGGTTGGCGAGAGCATTGCTGTCAAGGATCTTGCGAGCAAGATGAGCTATACGGCGACCGAAGTCATCAAGAAGCTCATGCTCATGGGCATCATGGCGACGATCAACCAGGAAATCGACTATGAGACGGCAGCGCTCGTTGCCATCGAATTCGGCGTCACTTGTGAGGAATTGCCGCCCGAGACGGATCCAACGGAGATTCCCGAGATCGAGGATGATCCCAAGTCGCTCGTCGTTCGTCCGCCGGTCGTAACCGTCATGGGACATGTCGACCACGGCAAGACGTCGCTCCTCGATGCCATTCGCAAGACATCCGTCTCGACGCACGAGGCGGGCGGCATCACACAACATATTGGTGCATATCAGGTCATGTGCCAAGGGAAGAAGATTGTCTTCCTTGATACGCCTGGCCATGAGGCATTTACTGCCATGCGTGCGCGCGGCGCACAGGTTACGGACATCGCGATCCTCGTCGTCGCCGCAGACGACGGCGTCATGCCGCAGACCGTCGAGGCCATTAACCATGCCAAGTCGGCGGGCGTGCCCATCATCGTCGCGATCAACAAGATCGACAAGCCCGGAGCGAATCCCGAGCATGTGAAGCAGGAGCTGTCCGAGCACGAGCTCATTCCTGAGGACTGGGGCGGCGATACCATCATGGTGCCTGTTTCCGCAAAGCAGAAACAAGGCATAAACGATCTCCTTGAAATGGTTCTCCTTGTCGCTGAGGTCAAGGAACTCAAGGCAAATCCGAATCGTGATGCGCGCGGCGTCATCATTGAAGCGCAGCTTGACAAGGGGCGCGGTCCAGTCGCGACCGTCCTCGTGCAGAACGGTACGCTGCGGATCGGCGATTCCATCATCGCCGGCACGACCTTCGGCAAGGTGCGTGCGATGATCAATGATCGCGGGGAGAATGTGAAGAAAGCGGGGCCGTCCGTCCCCGTAGAAGTACTCGGTCTTTCCGATGTTCCTGAAGCGGGAGACGTGCTCGCATCGCTTGACGAGAAGCTCGCACGCTCCATTGCAAGCAAGCGCATCGAAAAGAAGCGCACCGAGCTCATCCGAAGCAAGAAAGTCTCTTTGGATGACCTCTTCCAGCAGATTCAGGACGGCAACATCAAGGATCTCAACATCGTCATCAAGGCCGATGTGCAGGGTTCTGTGGAAGCATTGGCAAACTCCTTGCTCTCACTCAATAAGAACGACGAAGTGCGCGTCAATATCGTGCATTCCGGCGTCGGCGCCGTCAATGAGTCCGATGTCATGCTCGCTACTGCCTCCAACGCGCTCATCATCGCATTCAACGTGCGTCCTGACGCCAACGCCCGTCGTGTGGCGGATGCGGAAAGCATCGATATCCGTACATATCGCGTCATTTACGATGCATTGAACGATGTCAAGGACGCCATGTCTGGCATGCTCGCACCGAAGTATAAGGAAGTCGTGCAGGGCAAGGTGGAAATCCGCCAGGTCATGAAATTCTCCAAGGCGCTCGTTGCAGGCTCCTATGTCCTCGAAGGAAAGATCACGAATTCCTCGAAGATCCGCATCCTTCGCGACAACATCGTAGCGTTTGACGGCGAGCTCGATTCTTTGCGCCGCTTTAAAGATGATGTGAAAGAAGTTGCGGCCGGCTACGAATGCGGCATTACAATCAAGGATTACCGCGATTTCCAGGAAGGCGATATCATCGAGGCGTATACGATGGAAGAGATTGAGACATCCATCACGGAAGCGAACAAAGAAGCTGCAAAGAGACGCGATCAACAGGAGCAGACGAAGAAGGATTCCCCCGCTGAAAACGATGCTTGA
- a CDS encoding bifunctional riboflavin kinase/FAD synthetase, producing MLRFSKIKHLSDSYQGIVIALGTFDGVHIGHQSILQRARELAADIHGISMAFTFQEHPLSVIFPERAPKMIRNTASKEAIIEKLGVDILMNVPFTKNFAAISATGFLKLLQENFSPAYVVVGANYTFGFQGTGDSAFLQQRGEEFGFVSRIGNSVLRDGKMVSSTRIRSLIAEGNLDLVNQYLKWPLDYTGIVTYGEQRGRKLGFPTANIALDDSYALLPNGVYAVRVHFNDAVYPGVANIGSNPTFEEVERRLEVHLMQFNGNLYGQEICVDFLGKLRDEKKFPDVDVLVAQIHRDIEQAQHFWDMPVHVGGMPYVEKKG from the coding sequence ATGCTGCGATTTTCAAAAATCAAACATCTATCCGATTCCTACCAAGGAATCGTCATTGCACTGGGAACTTTTGACGGCGTCCATATCGGACATCAAAGCATATTGCAAAGAGCGAGGGAACTTGCAGCCGACATCCATGGCATCAGTATGGCGTTTACTTTCCAAGAACATCCGCTCTCTGTCATTTTCCCTGAGCGCGCTCCAAAGATGATTCGCAATACGGCGTCAAAGGAAGCAATTATAGAAAAACTCGGTGTGGATATCCTCATGAATGTTCCTTTTACGAAGAATTTCGCAGCTATATCAGCTACAGGTTTCCTCAAACTGCTGCAGGAGAATTTTTCCCCTGCTTATGTCGTCGTGGGCGCGAATTACACCTTCGGCTTCCAAGGAACAGGTGATTCTGCATTCTTGCAGCAGCGGGGGGAAGAATTTGGCTTCGTATCCCGTATTGGAAATTCCGTGCTGCGTGATGGGAAGATGGTAAGCAGCACTCGAATCCGCTCCTTGATTGCAGAGGGAAATCTTGATCTCGTCAATCAATATTTAAAGTGGCCGCTTGACTATACAGGCATTGTTACTTACGGAGAGCAGCGCGGGCGCAAGCTTGGCTTCCCGACCGCCAATATTGCCTTGGACGATTCTTATGCGCTTTTGCCGAACGGCGTCTATGCTGTCCGCGTGCATTTCAACGATGCTGTTTATCCGGGCGTCGCCAATATCGGCTCAAATCCTACCTTTGAAGAAGTGGAGCGTCGTTTGGAAGTTCACCTTATGCAATTTAACGGCAATCTTTATGGCCAGGAAATCTGCGTGGACTTCTTGGGAAAACTCCGTGACGAAAAGAAATTTCCCGATGTAGACGTGCTGGTGGCACAAATTCATCGCGACATCGAACAGGCGCAGCATTTTTGGGATATGCCCGTTCATGTGGGAGGTATGCCGTATGTCGAAAAAAAAGGTTGA